CCATTGAACGTGGTTCGCCACGACGATGACGACCCGTACCTGGTGGTCGCAGCGGACAAGGGCACTGCAACCTTCTCCGACATCGCCAACGGCATCGCCATCGATTACGGCTTCTGGCTGGGTGACGCGTTTGCGTCCGGTGGTTCGGCCGGTTACGACCACAAGAAAATGGGCATTACCGCCAAAGGCGCGTGGGTCGGCGTACAACGCCACTTCCGCGAGCGCGGCATCAATGTTCAGGAAGACAGCATCACCGTAGTGGGCGTCGGCGACATGGCCGGTGACGTGTTCGGTAACGGCCTGTTGATGTCGGACAAGCTGCAACTGGTCGCGGCCTTCAACCACATGCACATCTTCATCGACCCGAACCCGAATCCGGCGACCAGCTTCGTCGAGCGTCAGCGCATGTTCGACCTGCCGCGTTCGGCCTGGACCGACTACGACACCAGCATCATGTCCGAAGGTGGCGGTATCTTCTCGCGCAGCGCGAAGAGCATCGCGATCTCCCCGCAAATGCAGGAACGCTTCGACATCAAGGCTGACAAGCTGACCCCGACCGAACTGCTGAACGCCTTGCTCAAGGCGCCGGTGGATCTGCTGTGGAACGGCGGTATCGGTACTTACGTCAAGGCCAGCACCGAAAGCCACGCCGATGTCGGCGACAAGGCCAACGACGCGCTGCGCGTGAACGGTAACGAACTGCGCTGCAAAGTCGTTGGCGAGGGCGGTAACCTCGGCATGACCCAACTGGGTCGTGTGGAGTTCGGTCTGAATGGCGGCGGTTCCAACACCGACTTCATCGACAACGCCGGTGGCGTGGACTGCTCCGACCACGAAGTGAACATCAAGATCCTGCTGAACGAAGTGGTTCAGGCCGGTGACATGACCGACAAGCAACGCAACCAGTTGCTGGCGAGCATGACCGACGAAGTCGGTAATCTGGTGCTGGGCAACAACTACAAGCAGACTCAGGCCCTGTCCCTGGCGGCGCGCCGTGCCTATGCGCGCATCGCTGAGTACAAGCGTCTGATGGGCGATCTGGAAGGCCGTGGCAAGCTGGACCGTGCCATCGAGTTCCTGCCGACCGAAGAGCAACTGGCCGAGCGTATTGCTGAAGGCCACGGTCTGACCCGTCCTGAGCTGTCCGTGCTGATCTCCTACAGCAAGATCGACCTCAAAGAGCAGCTGTTGGGCTCGCTGGTTCCGGACGACGATTACCTGACCCGCGACATGGAAACGGCGTTCCCGCCGACCCTGGTCAGCAAGTTCTCCGAAGCCATGCGTCGTCACCGTCTGAAGCGCGAAATCGTCAGCACCCAGATCGCCAACGACCTGGTCAACCACATGGGCATCACCTTCGTTCAACGACTCAAAGAGTCGACCGGCATGAGCCCGGCGAACGTGGCGGGTGCTTATGTGATCGTGCGCGACATCTTCCACCTCCCGCACTGGTTCCGTCAGATCGAAGCGCTGGACTATCAGGTATCCGCTGACGTGCAGCTGGAGCTGATGGATGAGCTGATGCGTCTGGGCCGTCGCGCCACGCGCTGGTTCCTGCGTGCCCGCCGCAACGAGCAGAACGCTGCCCGTGACGTCGCGCACTTCGGTCCGCACCTGAAAGAGCTGGGTCTTAAGCTCGACGAACTGCTGAGCGGCGAAATCCGTGAAAACTGGCAGGCGCGTTATCAGGCTTACGTCGAAGCCGGTGTACCGGAATTGCTGGCGCGTATGGTCGCGGGCACCTCGCACCTGTACACGCTGCTGCCGATCATCGAAGCCTCCGACGTGACTGGCCAGAACCCTGCTGAAGTGGCCAAGGCCTACTTCGCTGTGGGCAGTGCGCTGGACATCACCTGGTACCTGCAACAGATCAGCGCGCTGCCGGTTGAAAACAACTGGCAAGCCCTGGCTCGTGAAGCGTTCCGTGACGATGTCGACTGGCAGCAACGTGCGATCACCATCTCCGTCCTGCAACAGGGCGACGGCACGCTGGATGTGGAAGCACGTCTGGCGCTGTGGATGGAACAGCACGAAAGCATGATCTCGCGCTGGCGCGCCATGCTGGTGGAAATCCGTGCGGCGAGCGGCACGGACTACGCCATGTATGCAGTGGCCAACCGGGAACTGCTGGATCTGGCGTTGAGCGGGCAAGCGGTAGTGCCTGCGGTTGCTGCGAATGCCGAGCTTGAACTGGCGTAAGTAGTGCTTGAATGAGAAAGCCCCAGCGTCGAGAGATGCTGGGGCTTTTTTATGTCTGAGGGGGTTGTAGTGTTAGGTCTGGCCCCTTCGCGAGCAGGCTCGCTCCCACATTTGGAATGCGTTCCCCTGTGGGAGCGAGCTTGCTCGCGAAGAGGCCCTTACTGTCAATACAACTTCTGACCTTGTTTACTATCCAGCATCGACACTTTATCCGCAGGCCGCGCGACTAAATTGTTGAGCGACTGGTCAAACTTCTGCAGCGCCCGAACTTGCACATCCTGCTGCTGATTAATATCGGCAACTATCTCTTCCGACCGCTTGAAGTCCGCCCATACTGGCGTCAACTCTCTCGCCTCGGAACCTTTCGCCGTACCGATATAGTTCAACTGCGCATCATAAAAGTCGGCACTGACATCGGCCTTGATATCGGAACTGCGCGAAGTGATCAACTGACTGTGGGTGTCGACGATTGCTACCACATCCGGCCTGGCCGCACGCAGGCTTTGCATATTCGGATACACCGTCACCGAGCCGAACTGGCGTTGCAAGGATGCGTTGACCCATTCCACCGCCATGTCTGGTTTCGAGCTGGCGACGTAGGCGTCATGGATCGGTTGCACCAGCAGGCTCTGGCCAAAACCGGTGCCAGCGTTGGCCTGATAGTCGCGCAGGTATTCGCGGTTGGTCTGGGTGCTTGGGCTGTAGATCACGCCCAAGGACACGCCGGGACCGCTTTTCACTTGCGCGGCGCTGCTGCGGCCGGTGGGATGGGGGAGCAGGGTATCCAGTGAGGAAACGGCTTGCGGCGCGGTGGGTACCGAACAGGCGGACAGAGCCAAAACCGATATCGCCAGTACACTGGTGAACGCAAGTTTCATGGTGTTTCTCCCGTGAAACAACATCAGTCGGAAAGTTTGAAATGCCGTCGGCGACGACAGTTAATTCAGACTAAACCCGCCAAGCTGACAATTTGCTGTAATAAAACCAGAGCAATAGTTTGATTGGCTTTAACCCGTAGCGGCTAATTGCGCAGGGAAATAAAAAGGCGCTAATCGTCGATTTGCGCCCGTTTATTTATGGCTGATTAAACAGCCATCAGTTTTTCAGCGGGATCAACACCTGTTCATCCGGGGACAGCACCAAGAACACCAGCAACTTGGCAGGTTTGCTTTTGCTGGCATTTTTTGACACCAGA
This region of Pseudomonas sp. R84 genomic DNA includes:
- a CDS encoding ATPase: MKLAFTSVLAISVLALSACSVPTAPQAVSSLDTLLPHPTGRSSAAQVKSGPGVSLGVIYSPSTQTNREYLRDYQANAGTGFGQSLLVQPIHDAYVASSKPDMAVEWVNASLQRQFGSVTVYPNMQSLRAARPDVVAIVDTHSQLITSRSSDIKADVSADFYDAQLNYIGTAKGSEARELTPVWADFKRSEEIVADINQQQDVQVRALQKFDQSLNNLVARPADKVSMLDSKQGQKLY